The DNA window CTAGCGACCCACTTCGACGGGGTTCTGCCCGCGGAGGTCCAGGTGTCCATCACGCCGCCTCGAATCGCCGCGGTGAGCGGGAGCGGAGGCGCTCGGGTGGCGGGATGACGCCCGTCGTCCGGTCCGCCGGTTCCTGCCACCAGTACGTGTCGACGCCGCTCTGCGGATGACGCCGGCGCACGATGCGAGCGCCGCGATTGTGCAGGTCGAGGTGGTGGAAACGGCACAGAGGAACGCCGTCGTCGACGTCGGTGCGCCCGTGGTGTTCGTACCAGTGGTCGATGTGGTGAATCTCGCACCAGGAAGGCGGAGCCGAGCATCCACGGCCCACGCATCCGCCGTCACGCACGCTGATCGCCACGCGCTGCTTCGGGGTGAACGTGCGCTGTTCTCGTCCGACATCCAGCGGCCTGCCGCGGACATCGGTCGTGATGACCCGTGCTCCGGCATCGCAGAGGTACTTCTCCGCGACGTGACGGGGGAGCGTGTCTCCGCCGTCCTCGAGATGCGCGACGCCCGCGTCTTCCTGCGTCAGCACCGTGGACTCGACGATGACGCGCACTCCCGGCTGACGGTCGCCGAATGCCTGATTCGGATCGACGGCTGCGCCGACGCGCAGCACGGCCATGACCAGGTCGTACTGCAGTTGTTCGTTGCTTCGAGGATCGCGCGCCGCCGAAGCCGTCTCCGCGGCGGGGCCGCCGGCGTCGACGAATCGCGGACCGCGCCGCGGGCGCAGAGCCGCGTCGCCGATCGCGTCGATCCAGGCCGCGCTCTCGTCGTCGAGCGTGAGGTGGGCGTGCTGCTGCCCTGCGGCGTCGGCCCACCGGCGGAAGGACCGCGCCGCGAAGCGCTCGTCGAAGCGCAGCGTCACTCCGCGCGGGTCGAGGCGGTCGCGCGCGATGCGCGCCGCGTGACGCAGGTCTTCGACGGACAGCTCGCCGGCGTCTTCGAGTAGCGTCTCGGTGGATCGTGCCCATGCCGCGGGCAGGACAGCCGGATCGCAGTCGGCATAGCGATCGACGGGCGGATCGCCCATGCCGACGCGGATCGCCTCGTGCTGCGCGGTCGTGATGCGCCCCTCGGTCAGGGCCGTCCGGAGAAGAGTCCGCCAGCGAGGAGCGGCATCGCGGTCGCCGGACAAGCGGTCTCCGGTGCCGATCGGCGAGCCGTCGGTCGCCGCGCCGCCGGCAGGGAGCAGGCCCTCTCCCGCCTCCCCGAGCAGGTCACGCCCCGTGCGCAGCGCGCGCGTCACATCGGATCGCGACTGCCCCGTCATGCTCTGCAGCAACGACGTCGCCGACCGGTGCCCGTTCCGTCGCGCGAGTCCCGCCGTACCGCGATCGCGGTCGGACCGCTGATCGACGACCGCGGCGGCGGCCGCCAGCACGAGGTCGACGTTCTTACGCACCTCGGCGGCATCCGCGATCAACGAGACGAGCGTCTCGTCGTCGAGTGCGTCCAGCGGCCCGCGCCCCGCAGACCGACTCACGCGCGCGACCGCACTCGCCATGCGAGCGACTGCGGCTACGACGTCTTCCATAGAACAAATATACGAAGGACCTCCGACATCGAGGCGATTGTTGGGAAGGGGCGGCTACGCTCCGGAGATGCATGCGACCGGGAACACCGCGCCCTTCCGCATCCGACCGGCATCCTCGGCGGACGCGGACGACATCGCCGCCGTGCACACGACGTCGTGGCGCGAGACCTACGGAAGCATGGTCGACGACGACGTCGCCACCAGCCGGTGGTTCGACCTCGGCCGCCGCACGGAGATGTGGCGCGCCAACTTCGCCGACGGAACCTACACGCCGCACGTAGCCGTCGATGAGCGCGGGATCGTGGGTTTCGGGGCCGCGCGCCCTGCGCCCGAGCCCGACGCCGTGCGGCCGGAGGAGCTCACCATGCTCTACGTTCTCGCGCGGGCGCACGGCACGGGAGCGGGGCAAGCTCTCCTCGACGCGGCGCTCGCCGACCGCCCTGCATACCTGTGGGTGGCCGCCGACAACCCTCGCGCGCGGGCGTTCTACCGACGCAACGGGTTCGAGCACGATGGCGTGGAGTCGACCTTCGGCCCCGTCGGCGTCACGCACCGCCTCGTCCGCTGACCGCGGCAGAGAAGGAACCGGGAACGCGCCGCTTCGTCCGCTGACCGTGGCAGACAAGAAGCGAAACGTGCCGCCGATCAGACAC is part of the Microbacterium lemovicicum genome and encodes:
- a CDS encoding HNH endonuclease signature motif containing protein gives rise to the protein MSRSAGRGPLDALDDETLVSLIADAAEVRKNVDLVLAAAAAVVDQRSDRDRGTAGLARRNGHRSATSLLQSMTGQSRSDVTRALRTGRDLLGEAGEGLLPAGGAATDGSPIGTGDRLSGDRDAAPRWRTLLRTALTEGRITTAQHEAIRVGMGDPPVDRYADCDPAVLPAAWARSTETLLEDAGELSVEDLRHAARIARDRLDPRGVTLRFDERFAARSFRRWADAAGQQHAHLTLDDESAAWIDAIGDAALRPRRGPRFVDAGGPAAETASAARDPRSNEQLQYDLVMAVLRVGAAVDPNQAFGDRQPGVRVIVESTVLTQEDAGVAHLEDGGDTLPRHVAEKYLCDAGARVITTDVRGRPLDVGREQRTFTPKQRVAISVRDGGCVGRGCSAPPSWCEIHHIDHWYEHHGRTDVDDGVPLCRFHHLDLHNRGARIVRRRHPQSGVDTYWWQEPADRTTGVIPPPERLRSRSPRRFEAA
- a CDS encoding GNAT family N-acetyltransferase codes for the protein MHATGNTAPFRIRPASSADADDIAAVHTTSWRETYGSMVDDDVATSRWFDLGRRTEMWRANFADGTYTPHVAVDERGIVGFGAARPAPEPDAVRPEELTMLYVLARAHGTGAGQALLDAALADRPAYLWVAADNPRARAFYRRNGFEHDGVESTFGPVGVTHRLVR